A single window of Aspergillus puulaauensis MK2 DNA, chromosome 5, nearly complete sequence DNA harbors:
- a CDS encoding flavin-containing monooxygenase (COG:Q;~EggNog:ENOG410PJFA;~InterPro:IPR020946,IPR036188;~PFAM:PF13450;~TransMembrane:1 (i21-39o);~go_function: GO:0004499 - N,N-dimethylaniline monooxygenase activity [Evidence IEA];~go_function: GO:0050660 - flavin adenine dinucleotide binding [Evidence IEA];~go_function: GO:0050661 - NADP binding [Evidence IEA];~go_process: GO:0055114 - oxidation-reduction process [Evidence IEA]), whose translation MDADTSTYEIREEPIHTRRPIRVICLGAGYSGILMGIIWNQRMQSRNAELVIYERNNDIGGTWLENRYPGCQCDIPAHNYAYSFEPNPEWPNYYATSQQIYEYLKKTVAKYEVNKYIRYRHSVQDARWDDNQGKWTVTVKVGDRTFEDKCDVFINAGGVLNNWKWPDIDGFDKFKGKLIHSAAWDESYDFSGKKVAVIGNGSSAIQIIPKLAQSAVQLTSFIRSHAWISPAPGINEPTANDPDMDEQYNYAPHELNGFKTDLGSCQDHCRNLMDRRIMNFRRTHTASVEQKAAREMFANNMKQRLGDSPKGRALYDMLIPEFPVGCRRQTPGPGYLEALLQENVETRFDDIARFTEDGIRTKTGDELQFDVIVCATGFDTTFKPRFPVVGRNGVNLAEKWTNDEPMAYFGITVPDMPNYFMFIGPSSPISNGSLVQGIQMMGVYIWKCIDKIQSECIKSLTIQEAATRDYYTHIQKFLERTVWVGGCRSWYKRGTVDGPVVAIYGGTSFHYIEALRNPRWEDYHIDLVPMKRPNRFAYLGNGFTIREMNNGSVADTQTLNFDEYWRLFVLPDLYG comes from the exons ATGGACGCAGACACATCCACGTATGAAATCCGCGAAGAGCCGATTCACACCCGGCGCCCGATCAGAGTAATCTGTCTAGGCGCAGGATATTCCGGCATTCTGATGGGCATAATATGGAACCAGCGCATGCAGAGCCGGAACGCAGAACTCGTCATCTACGAGCGCAACAATGACATAGGAGGGACGTGGTTGGAGAATCG ATATCCCGGCTGCCAGTGCGATATCCCAGCACACAACTATGCGTACTCATTCGAGCCGAATCCGGAGTGGCCGAATTACTATGCCACTTCGCAGCAGATATACGAGTATCTGAAGAAAACGGTTGCAAAGTATgaagttaataaatatatccGGTACCGGCATTCTGTCCAGGATGCGCGGTGGGACGATAACCAAGGAAAATGGACTGTCACTGTTAAAGTAGGAGACAGGACGTTCGAGGATAAATGTGATGTCTTCATCAATGCAGGTGGAGTTCTAAA CAACTGGAAATGGCCCGACATTGATGGCTTCGACAAGTTCAAAGGCAAACTCATCCACTCCGCAGCCTGGGACGAGTCCTACGACTTCTCAGGCAAGAAGGTAGCCGTAATCGGAAACGGCTCTTCAGCAATCCAAATCATCCCTAAACTCGCACAAT CTGCCGTCCAACTAACCTCCTTCATCCGCTCGCACGCCTGGATCTCGCCAGCCCCAGGTATAAACGAGCCCACAGCCAATGACCCAGACATGGACGAACAGTACAACTACGCACCGCACGAACTCAACGGATTCAAGACCGACCTTGGCAGCTGTCAAGACCACTGCCGCAACCTCATGGACAGACGCATCATGAATTTCCGACGCACACATACTGCCTCCGTCGAACAGAAAGCCGCGCGCGAGATGTTCGCGAATAACATGAAGCAGCGTCTAGGCGATAGTCCCAAGGGGAGGGCGTTATATGATATGCTTATCCCGGAGTTCCCGGTTGGGTGTCGACGACAGACACCTGGGCCGGGGTACTTGGAGGCGCTGTTGCAGGAGAATGTCGAGACGCGGTTTGACGATATCGCGCGGTTCACTGAGGACGGGATACGAACTAAAACTGGCGATGAACTGCAGTTCGACGTTATTGTCTGTGCGACTGGTTTCGATACAACATTCAAACCCCGGTTTCCGGTTGTAGGCAGGAATGGGGTGAATCTGGCGGAGAAGTGGACGAACGACGAGCCGATGGCGTATTTTGGGATTACGGTGCCAGATATGCCGAATTACTTCA TGTTCATCGGCCCCAGCTCGCCGATTTCGAACGGTTCACTGGTACAGGGGATCCAGATGATGGGAGTGTATATCTGGAAATGCATCGATAAGATCCAGTCCGAATGCATAAAAAGCCTCACAATCCAGGAAGCAGCGACAAGAGACTACTACACGCATATCCAGAAATTCCTGGAGCGAACAGTCTGGGTCGGCGGGTGTCGCAGCTGGTATAAGCGTGGAACAGTCGACGGACCTGTTGTTGCGATATACGGCGGAACCAGCTTCCATTACATCGAGGCGCTGCGGAATCCACGCTGGGAGGATTACCATATTGACCTAGTTCCCATGAAGCGGCCGAATCGGTTTGCGTATCTTGGGAATGGGTTTACCATCCGGGAGATGAATAATGGGTCTGTGGCAGATACGCAGACGTTGAACTTTGATGAGTATTGgaggttgtttgttttgcCAGATTTATATGGTTAA
- a CDS encoding uncharacterized protein (COG:G;~EggNog:ENOG410PM2U;~InterPro:IPR005829,IPR005828,IPR003663,IPR036259, IPR020846;~PFAM:PF00083,PF07690;~TransMembrane:12 (i12-32o64-84i91-109o115-137i149-174o186-203i272-291o311-333i340-360o372-398i410-428o440-459i);~go_component: GO:0016020 - membrane [Evidence IEA];~go_component: GO:0016021 - integral component of membrane [Evidence IEA];~go_function: GO:0022857 - transmembrane transporter activity [Evidence IEA];~go_process: GO:0055085 - transmembrane transport [Evidence IEA]) has translation MGVTIHFRWKNFFICFAISLGALAYGYLAAIISTTMGKPAFLLYMGLGDESGEVFHDKENLQGAITSVFQAGAIIGCLCSCYITDTYGRKAGMIYCSMLSILGAAGLTGSPNIGAFITFRFFAGAGSWGYTAVAPVYCSELAPPSVRGFFVGMIGAMLGLGYATANYFGLAFYYASDPTVSWRAPLGLQLFFPVMILCILPFIPESPRYYLMMDKKEQAWSVIEKLHEDPTDRENEFARREFYQMAQQAAYDRTINSSWIELFRRPSYRKRVLFGMFLMILCQSTGELVLNQYNQEPKFYAELGYNTLQTLILQTGRNSIAFLGNLIGAFIIDRFGRRKLLLNGLGGCIVYLCIEAAMVAQYADSGTNRAGLGVGVAALYVFLVFYALGMDAASWVILSEIFPNFIRAKGYAVAVATKSAINLVYLQVTPMGFAELGWRYFMVYVSISVVGFVLLYWAAPETKGIPLEEVAALFGDKDDIMVYQDQIHVDHTSHKVVVDGHREHTEIRQRTVEERTDRGVDREGV, from the exons ATGGGCGTCACAATACACTTCCGATGGAAGAATTTCTTTATTTGCTTCGCCATCTCCCTCGGGGCGCTTGCTTATGGCTATCTCGCTGCTATTATCAGTACGACGATGGGGAAGCCGGCTTTCCTGCTGTATATGGGGCTGGGTGATGAGAGTGGTGAGGTCTTTCATGATAAGGAGAATCTTCAAGGGGCTATTACCAGTGTTTTTCAG gcGGGTGCCATTATTGGCTGCCTTTGTAGTTGCTATATCACAGACACCTACGGCCGGAAAGCAGGAATGATTTATTGCTCCATGCTGTCGATTCTAGGCGCAGCTGGACTGACCGGTAGTCCCAATATTGGAGCTTTCATCACATTCCGTTTCTTCGCTGGTGCCGGAAGCTGGGGATACACGGCCGTCG CCCCTGTATACTGCTCCGAGCTTGCACCCCCCTCCGTCCgtggcttcttcgtcggcaTGATCGGTGCAATGCTGGGTCTTGGCTATGCCACAGCTAATTACTTCGGTCTGGCATTCTACTACGCCTCCGATCCAACGGTTAGCTGGCGCGCTCCACTCGGCCTGCAGCTCTTCTTTCCTGTGATGATCCTGTGTATCCTTCCGTTCATCCCTGAATCTCCGCGTTACTACCTCATGATGGACAAGAAGGAGCAGGCGTGGTCAGTTATCGAGAAACTACACGAGGACCCCACGGACCGTGAGAACGAGTTCGCCCGCCGCGAATTCTACCAGATGGCGCAGCAGGCTGCGTATGACAGGACTATTAACTCGTCGTGGATAGAATTGTTTAGACGGCCATCGTACAGGAAGCGTGTCCTGTTCGGGATGTTCTTGATGATTCTGTGTCAGAGTACTGGCGAACTAGTACTGAATCAATAC AACCAGGAACCGAAATTCTACGCCGAACTCGGCTACAACACCCTCCAAACCCTAATCCTGCAAACGGGCCGAAACTCCATTGCATTTTTAGGAAACCTAATCGGCGCATTCATAATCGACCGCTTCGGCCGACGCAAACTTCTTTTAAACGGACTAGGCGGATGCATCGTATATCTCTGCATCGAGGCAGCCATGGTAGCGCAGTACGCAGACTCCGGCACGAACCGCGCGGGACTCGGCGTTGGCGTTGCGGCGCTCTACGTGTTTCTTGTCTTCTATGCGCTGGGCATGGACGCGGCGAGCTGGGTGATTCTGTCTGAGATTTTCCCGAATTTTATACGGGCTAAGGGATATGCCGTTGCTGTTGCTACGAAGAGTGCGATTAATTTGGTCTATTTGCAGGTTACCCCCATGGGGTTTGCGGAGTTGGGGTGGAGGTATTTTATG GTGTATGTTAGTATTTCTGTTGTTGGGTTCGTTTTGTTGTATTGGGCTGCTCCTGAAACCAAGGGGATTCCGTTGGAGGAGGTTGCGGCGTTGTTTGGTGATAAGGATGATATTATGGTTTATCAGGATCAGATTCATGTGGATCATACCTCGCACAAGGTTGTCGTTGATGGACATAGAGAGCATACAGAGATCCGGCAGCGGACAGTGGAGGAGCGTACTGACCGTGGGGTTGATAGGGAGGGTGTTTGA
- a CDS encoding fungal specific transcription factor domain-containing protein (COG:S;~EggNog:ENOG410Q91D;~InterPro:IPR007219;~PFAM:PF04082;~TransMembrane:1 (o536-552i);~go_function: GO:0003677 - DNA binding [Evidence IEA];~go_function: GO:0008270 - zinc ion binding [Evidence IEA];~go_process: GO:0006351 - transcription, DNA-templated [Evidence IEA]), with protein MTKADTRALQNEICILRQLVAERELPAQTQSQLGLGVAVQTPASGGDLLESSDSGVTALRQGSNGLPVSHHRRASYDTARGTGYGSSPQDVYIAGTVTEDGAVQAYGVTSTLHEPATVMPQGTHWSPTAMEDEEEKRARTQVVRDQLIANAAIQRQKETSLDLTPQVKQRVDLDGLEPQMAFHLLNLHWNRQHYSYLLTYRPAIMESIIDGGPYVNKLLLNAIYYSTSLYCDGVDLRVDCDDMNSRGGRFYQRFKGLLVQEIDQPSLPTAVALLLCGASLVSHGKQSAGWVLSGTAYRMIIDLGCHLSIDEAHRHSSGGSDMAPSRITAIEFEMRKRVYWGAFMTDKFQSLYLGRAPALRSTDVQPPTELLDSYEEMELWEPYRGLDDSSGDQAVYQPRLSYAISTFASLLRLAEIANQIIEAFYSKDSMHTATDELREMKTTINTQLDDWERSLPSHLHFDPGTDPTPPAHQITPHTTYWTLKILLERPFLNTGHLNFILDPTTQSNGEEKCTTAAVKIYGFVKAYHQSFTLRRAPYLLCYAIYSAVLVILRQTRQDRARFSECIPFFWSALIELQQGCNAGLKKPLSILKALMTRLGEDIPGLYRSVRERSRAGLHGADGADGEEATVDDIHFLSQGYAGETLNSELLQSLDLDFINSEQWFNTVGDEGLLDDSMYGLFTS; from the exons ATGACCAAGGCTGATACGCGCGCGCTGCAGAATGAGATATGCATACTGAGGCAGCTTGTTGCGGAGAGGGAGCTGCCGGCTCAAACTCAAAGCCAGTTAGGTCTGGGGGTTGCGGTTCAGACACCGGCCTCTGGGGGTGATTTATTGGAATCGTCAGATTCTGGAGTTACAGCTCTGCGGCAGGGGTCAAATGGGCTACCGGTTAGCCATCATCGCAGGGCGAGTTATGATACAGCACGGGGGACCGGATACGGCTCCTCTCCTCAGGATGTATACATCGCAGGCACAGTCACCGAGGACGGCGCAGTACAGGCATACGGAGTGACGAGCACACTCCATGAACCGGCGACTGTGATGCCACAGGGAACTCACTGGAGTCCAACAGCcatggaagacgaggaggaaaagagagCACGCACCCAGGTAGTCCGGGACCAATTAATAGCAAACGCGGCCATCCAAAGACAAAAAGAGACATCGCTGGATCTGACACCCCAGGTAAAGCAGAGGGTTGATTTAGACGGACTCGAGCCGCAGATGGCATTCCACTTGTTAAATCTGCACTGGAATAGACAGCACTACTCATATCTACTGACGTATCGGCCTGCGATTATGGAGAGTATTATCGATGGCGGTCCGTATGTGAATAAGCTTCTACTGAATGCGATTTACTATTCGACATCGCTCTATTGTGACGGTGTTGATTTGCGTGTGGATTGTGACGATATGAATAGCCGGGGCGGACGGTTCTATCAACGGTTTAAGGGATTGCTGGTTCAGGAGATTGACCAGCCGAGTCTTCCAACTGCAGTCGCTTTATTATTATGCGGTGCCAGTTTGGTATCCCATGGTAAGCAGAGTGCTGGGTGGGTGTTATCTGGCACTGCATATCGGATGATCATCGACCTTGGGTGTCATCTCAGCATAGACGAGGCACATCGCCATTCCAGCGGAGGTAGCGATATGGCACCCTCACGCATTACGGCGATTGAGTTCGAGATGCGAAAGAGAGTATACTGGGGAGCATTCATGACCGATAAATTCCAGTCGCTGTATCTCGGCCGAGCTCCTGCGCTACGATCGACGGATGTCCAACCGCCAACGGAGTTACTGGATTCGTATGAAGAGATGGAGTTGTGGGAGCCGTATAGAGGGCTTGACGATTCATCTGGAGACCAGGCCGTGTATCAGCCGCGGCTGTCGTACGCCATCAGCACGTTCGCGTCCCTTCTTCGACTGGCAGAGATTGCCAACCAGATTATAGAGGCGTTCTATTCAAAGGACAGCATGCATACTGCCACGGACGAACTACGTGAGATGAAGACCACTATTAATACACAGCTGGACGATTGGGAACGCAGTTTACCCTCTCATCTACACTTTGACCCTGGCACAGATCCGACTCCCCCAGCCCATCAGATTACACCGCA CACAACGTACTGGACCCTCAAAATCCTCCTGGAACGACCTTTCCTCAACACCGGTCATCTCAACTTCATCTTGGATCCCACAACCCAATCAAACGGGGAGGAGAAATGCACCACCGCAGCCGTTAAGATATACGGATTTGTCAAAGCGTACCATCAGTCATTCACGCTGCGACGTGCGCCATACTTGCTATGCTACGCCATTTACTCCGCTGTCCTTGTCATCCTTCGGCAAACAAGGCAAGACCGCGCGCGGTTCTCGGAATGTATCCCATTTTTCTGGTCAGCCCTTATCGAGCTCCAGCAGGGGTGTAATGCGGGCCTTAAGAAACCGCTGTCTATATTGAAGGCTTTGATGACGAGGCTCGGAGAGGATATCCCGGGCTTATATAGGTCGGTGAGGGAGAGGTCTAGGGCTGGCTTGCACGGAGCTGACGGTGCTGACGGAGAGGAAGCGACTGTAGACGATATACATTTCCTGTCGCAGGGCTACGCGGGTGAGACCTTGAATAGCGAGTTACTGCAAAGTCTCGATCTGGACTTTATCAACAGCGAGCAGTGGTTTAATACTGTGGGGGATGAGGGGCTGTTGGATGATTCCATGTATGGGCTATTCACATCGTAA
- a CDS encoding uncharacterized protein (COG:S;~EggNog:ENOG410PJWD;~InterPro:IPR029032) — translation MAILNDDFLHELAALAGPYPRYKWYMSAMVALGAMNYPEEIPNLYTRLLELYIPKEEHFSETRKIREAFTKLSGIQGAAKTGSALRQLYNATPKDLIDPTRYRKDDTDEVAFARGEEFHERIYGPNPNYDENANHLAAPDYDYIVRNYFYGRIFSFDGILDDMETGQVIVSCLIGIDCMQQLRNHMKGMQYNGARKEEVEMIREIVVRVARKLDVRFKPGNPIAVPDIEY, via the exons ATGGCAATCCTCAACGACGACTTCCTGCACGAACTAGCAGCCCTCGCAGGACCATACCCGCGGTACAAATGGTACATGTCCGCAATGGTCGCCCTGGGCGCCATGAACTACCCAGAAGAGATCCCAAATCTGTACACCCGACTCCTGGAATTGTATATCCCAAAGGAAGAACACTTCTCAGAAACGCGAAAAATCCGCGAGGCATTCACGAAGCTTTCTGGGATTCAGGGGGCTGCAAAG ACTGGCTCAGCCTTACGCCAACTGTACAACGcaacaccaaaagacctCATCGACCCAACGCGCTACCGCAAAGACGACACAGACGAAGTGGCATTCGCGCGAGGGGAGGAATTCCACGAGCGCATATACGGGCCCAATCCGAACTACGATGAGAATGCGAATCACCTCGCGGCACCGGATTATGATTAtattgtacgga ATTATTTCTACGGCCGTATCTTCTCGTTCGACGGCATACTAGACGATATGGAAACAGGACAGGTTATAGTTTCGTGTCTTATTGGGATTGACTGTATGCAGCAGCTACGGAATCATATGAAGGGGATGCAGTACAACGGGGCGCGCaaggaggaggtcgagatGATACGCGAGATTGTAGTGCGAGTAGCCAGGAAGCTGGATGTCAGGTTCAAGCCGGGGAATCCGATTGCTGTGCCGGATAttgaatattaa
- a CDS encoding uncharacterized protein (COG:S;~EggNog:ENOG410PI5E;~InterPro:IPR011008), giving the protein MAQQTTALLYILVSPGSRTAEDVSTWFNSPSIRGIPGIKTATEYGAIDSQKPELLAVYELSNPSAIQLSSLETTVAASGFEVELRLYNIFSAKTSPNYATAPPDRIFRTLGLQPGPTLSEDAYNAWYEQEHVPLLSAVPGWLKSTRWTLKEGMRFEAGGTRSDKPTSRYLAIHEYESMESFTKPEFKTATSTPWRAKILPGIDGEVDERRNFTPRRTII; this is encoded by the coding sequence ATGGCACAACAGACAACAGCCCTTCTATACATCCTGGTATCCCCAGGCTCCAGAACCGCAGAGGATGTATCCACCTGGTTCAACAGCCCCTCGATACGCGGCATCCCGGGAATCAAAACCGCAACAGAATACGGCGCAATAGACTCGCAAAAGCCGGAGTTGTTAGCAGTCTACGAACTCTCAAACCCATCCGCAATCCAACTCTCCTCCCTAGAAACGACCGTCGCAGCATCCGGTTTCGAAGTTGAGCTGCGACTCTACAACATCTTCAGCGCAAAAACATCACCGAATTATGCCACCGCACCACCCGACCGCATATTCCGGACTCTGGGTCTCCAACCAGGTCCAACCCTGTCCGAAGATGCCTACAACGCCTGGTACGAGCAGGAACACGTCCCGCTCCTCTCCGCCGTTCCGGGGTGGCTCAAGTCAACGCGGTGGACGCTGAAGGAGGGTATGCGCTTCGAGGCCGGCGGGACGCGCAGCGATAAACCGACGTCTCGGTATCTTGCCATCCATGAGTATGAGAGCATGGAGTCGTTTACGAAGCCGGAGTTTAAGACCGCGACGAGTACGCCCTGGCGAGCGAAGATTCTGCCCGGGAttgatggggaggtggaTGAGAGGAGGAATTTTACGCCTCGAAGGACAATTATTTAA
- a CDS encoding uncharacterized protein (COG:S;~EggNog:ENOG410PIQI;~InterPro:IPR007325,IPR037175;~PFAM:PF04199;~go_function: GO:0004061 - arylformamidase activity [Evidence IEA];~go_process: GO:0019441 - tryptophan catabolic process to kynurenine [Evidence IEA]), translated as MDFPGRKPLPSLDDLPLRKGDPPFSAWGLWENTQLGSLNYLSDDVVKAAAREEIQTGARVGLNLPIDFINPSLLGRVPFSKHIHNKAPRVINDDIITFNTQCSSQWDSFRHFAYQNEANVTQDDIHADPNTTVNGLDAWAEKGIAGRGVFIDYFDWAQQQGIQYDTLTNHPIPIDHVHQIIAEKGITIRQGDILFMRTGYVQAYAKLNQSDREELSKRRGSPGLGQGKETTEWLWKSQFAAVVADSVAFECSPPVNPEYHLHPILLAGWGTPIGELFDLKALSATCKKLNRWTFFVTSAPLNYTGAVASPPNAIAFF; from the exons ATGGACTTCCCCGGCCGCAAGCCCCTACCATCCTTAGATGATCTCCCCTTGCGCAAAGGCGATCCACCGTTCTCCGCCTGGGGTCTGTGGGAGAATACGCAGCTGGGCAGTCTGAACTACCTGAGCGATGACGTTGTGAAAGCAGCTGCAAGGGAGGAAATACAAACCGGAGCACGAGTTGGTTTGaa TCTCCCTATCGACTTCATCAATCCCTCCCTGCTGGGAAGGGTCCCATTTTCGAAACATATCCACAACAAGGCACCGCGGGTGATTAATGATGATATA ATCACCTTCAACACGCAGTGCAGTTCACAGTGGGACAGTTTCCGGCACTTTGCGTACCAAAACGAAGCCAA TGTAACCCAAGACGACATCCACGCGGACCCAAACACCACAGTCAACGGTCTCGATGCATGGGCAGAGAAGGGTATCGCCGGGCGCGGCGTATTCATAGATTACTTCGACTGGGCACAGCAACAAGGCATCCAATATGATACACTGACAAACCATCCTATTCCGATAGATCATGTGCATCAGATAATTGCCGAGAAGGGCATCACTATTCGGCAGGgcgatatcctcttcatGCGAACCG GCTACGTCCAGGCATACGCAAAACTGAACCAATCCGACCGTGAAGAACTCAGCAAACGTCGTGGCTCTCCAGGTCTCGGACAAGGAAAGGAGACCACCGAATGGCTATGGAAGTCTCAATTCGCAGCAGTCGTGGCTGACTCGGTCGCATTTGAATGTTCGC CTCCCGTTAACCCGGAGTACCATCTACACCCCATTCTGCTCGCCGGATGGGGCACACCGATAGGAGAGCTCTTCGACCTGAAAGCGCTATCAGCAACATGCAAGAAGCTGAACCGGTGGACATTCTTCGTGACTTCAGCACCGCTGAATTATACCGGGGCTGTAGCGTCGCCGCCGAATGCGATTGCTTTTTTCTAG
- a CDS encoding uncharacterized protein (COG:S;~EggNog:ENOG410Q1ED), whose product MSSTDPTKPRVVFISGPIDTGPDKSYFTTHYKPPIDTAIASGHNFVIGPITSGIDADALTYLLEYPISPSRITIFMTVGEDKAWGQQFRDKGVNVYVLEDIMANSQNRDAEMTAKSDYDVLRWRTENEAKRFYGDLYREGHLTNTERNWRRRRGIGFGEFLSQEDYRKLGYEGFTEDTEDTGDTGTWRRIKDKLRSR is encoded by the coding sequence atgTCCTCAACCGACCCTACAAAGCCTAGAGTGGTCTTTATATCCGGCCCGATCGACACAGGCCCAGACAAAAGCTACTTCACAACGCACTACAAACCGCCCATCGACACCGCAATCGCCTCCGGACACAACTTCGTCATCGGACCCATCACATCCGGCATTGACGCCGACGCTCTAACATACCTGCTAGAATACCCCATCTCCCCGTCCCGAATCACCATCTTCATGACGGTCGGGGAGGATAAAGCCTGGGGCCAACAGTTCCGGGACAAGGGGGTTAACGTGTACGTGTTGGAGGATATCATGGCGAATTCGCAGAATCGGGATGCGGAGATGACGGCCAAGAGTGATTATGATGTTCTCCGGTGGAGGACGGAAAACGAGGCGAAGAGGTTTTATGGGGATTTGTATAGGGAGGGGCACTTGACGAATACggagaggaattggaggaggcggagggggatTGGGTTTGGGGAGTTTTTGAGTCAAGAGGATTATAGAAAGCTTGGATATGAGGGTTTTACAGAGGATACAGAGGATACTGGGGATACTGGGACCTGGAGGCGGATTAAGGATAAATTAAGGAGTAGATGA
- a CDS encoding uncharacterized protein (COG:S;~EggNog:ENOG410PQ55;~SECRETED:SignalP(1-20)) translates to MLSTLSLPLFLFTLHATAQSTTPTSTTTAPLPTLSPGWFFIRAVEEPNYHSYLQSAPTATPGLAVLDANTGAGQFNIISGQLVYHLSGNGSLYMNVENPSDKTQRKLTTSFNATENAYGEFAFQGDTVTWSVEDIDRPNTGAWLVCEDQQLFINTGSYGYETPEGCADETIHSYGGSTPDV, encoded by the exons ATGCTATCTACACTTTCTCTCCCACTGttcctcttcaccctccacgCAACCGCCCAAtccacaaccccaacatcaaccactACTGCCCCCCTCCCCACTCTCTCCCCAGGCTGGTTCTTCATCCGCGCCGTGGAAGAGCCCAACTACCACAGCTACCTACAATCCGCCCCAACCGCAACCCCAGGCCTCGCAGTCCTAGACGCAAACACCGGCGCCGGCCAATTCAACATCATCTCCGGGCAGCTGGTGTACCACTTATCCGGAAATGGATCGCTGTACATGAACGTCGAGAACCCATCCGACAAAACGCAGCGGAAACTCACGACGTCGTTTAACGCCACGGAGAATGCCTATGGCGAGTTCGCGTTTCAGGGGGATACGGTAACTTGGAGTGTGGAGGACATTGATCGTCCCAATACGGGGGCTTGGCTTGTTTGTGAGGACCAGCAGCTGTTTATAAATACGGGGTCTTATGGGTATGAGACGCCCGAGGGGTGTGCGGATGAAACG ATTCATTCGTATGGAGGGTCTACCCCGGATGTTTAA